The following nucleotide sequence is from Prosthecodimorpha staleyi.
GCCGTCGAGGCGGAGGTTCTGTCGTGACTGAACCGCTCCTGTCCATCCGCGGCGTGAAGACCTACTACGGCAAGATCATCGCGCTGAAGGGCGTGGATCTCGATGTGAACGAGGGCGAGATCGTTACGCTGATCGGCGCCAACGGCGCCGGCAAATCCACCCTGATGATGACCATCTTCGGCAACCCGCGGGCGCGCGAAGGCAAGATCGTCTATCAGGGCGCCGACATCTCTCGGATGCCGACGCATGAGATCGCCCGCATGCGCATCGCCCAGTCCCCCGAGGGCCGGCGCATCTTCCCGCGCATGTCGGTCATGGAAAACCTCCAGATGGGCGCGGCGATCAACGACTTCGCCCATATGGACGAGGATCTGAAGCGGGTCTTCGACCTGTTCCCGCGCCTCAAGGAGCGCATCAACCAGCGCGGCGGCACACTGTCGGG
It contains:
- a CDS encoding ABC transporter ATP-binding protein; amino-acid sequence: MTEPLLSIRGVKTYYGKIIALKGVDLDVNEGEIVTLIGANGAGKSTLMMTIFGNPRAREGKIVYQGADISRMPTHEIARMRIAQSPEGRRIFPRMSVMENLQMGAAINDFAHMDEDLKRVFDLFPRLKERINQRGGTLSGGEQQMLAIARALMSRPKLLLLDEPSLGLAPLVVKLIFDAIRDLNRTEGLSVFLVEQNAFHALKLAHRGYVMVNGVITMSGSGKELLERPEVRAAYLEGGRH